CAAGCAGGTTAGGCTAAAGTAACCATGATGGCCTACCTTTACTGGTTTCATGTAAACACAATTTGTTCTCTTGAAGAACCCAGATATAAGtaattaaaaaatccaaaaaaatatggaGGTAATTACAATCAACGTCAAGCAAGGCATCTTAATCGCCTGATCAGACTGACAAGTCCACGCCTACTTCCTTTAGATCTTGGGAGAGCAATACCAGGAAGGTCCAGTGTTAGACATTGGGCGATTCTGTTCCTATGTCATAAATGTGTAAATATTGACAGCTTGTCATATACAGGAAACCTACTAGGAAACCTACTAAGTCTagagagagaaggaaatgagaTATCATCGTAAACAAGTCAGCCAAAGTCCACTCGAAGATGTCTTCCTTTCCCTTCCATTCAAACAGAATGATTAAAGATAAAGTGAAAGATTTGTTGCCCAATTGCATAGAGTTAAAATCACAAGAAGTTATCCTATGACACCAACACACTGCTTGGAAATCCTAAGGAGAGAGAGTGTAAGGTCATCTCTTGTCAACGTTGCTTGATAACCCAAAGCAGCGTCTTCGTCTTCAACCTTTCGTTGTCGTAGTTGATGTAGCCAATATCGGGATACTTTTCCCTTTCCTTAAGACTTTTGAACAACTATTTGAAACGGAACTCACACGAATAAGGACAAAAGATCTCCATCTCACCTCTAATGCAGGGCCTCGGACATGACAAACGTCGGGTTCTTTTCACGAAATCTTCGTCTGGCAATTTCTCCTgctggaggaggaggtggagagaGGAACCCACCGATGATCACGTGACCCTGAAACCCTGGTTGCCGCTGTGCTGATGTGCCACGTCTTTATCTGTTATAGTTTCCATTGATAAGAGGAACGTGTTCTCCAAGGGCGTGATTTTTTGCATTCACGCCCTTTAGTGACTCGAGGGTGTATGGCAGTCACAGCCTTTTACTCTCCGTCGATCATTCTTATGGACAATATGTTTCAGTTCCTCTGACTGCATCACTTGAATTTCATTGCAAGgcttcgtttttttatttttttttagatttttatatgaACAGGGAGCAGGAACCTGATACTACAACAGGGTTCTATTTCGTCATCGGCATatgcacaaaaaaaataaataaataaaatcatcttaACATGATACGCCCACAAATTATACATTTAATCGGTGGCGATTTCAGTCACCCCAGTCACCCCATTCAGGTCACAGGCGTTCACAAATTTATACTCTGTGGTCTACACAATGTTCCTTGGCTAAATATTGGCCCGTTAAAGATAACTTTATTGTTTTAAATCTTCTCCCATTAATCTCCCTTTAACGTTTTGTGTCATTGCAATTGTTAACAGAAAATATACATTGGTTTTCCCAACTTTAAGCCCACCCAGGTACTTTGGGATATAAACATGCAATGGGGACATGAACATTTGTAGTAGTTTGCATtatctttatttatcatttttaaattaaTTGAATTTATGGTTTCTGATAGAACAGAGGGGGAAAGGAAGCAGCTAATGTCTGGAGGGGCGCTTTAAAAAATACTGTGAACCACGAGAAGTCCTCTGATGGTACTTTCCTAAATTCCTCTTTTACTGGAGACATATATGAACGGTTTGTTCTGAAGAAAATACAAATGAATGTTAGCTGTTATATACTTTACCTATAAAGAAGTCTCGCCAGCAGTGCCTCTCGCCCATGCTTCTTGCTGGCTCCTGGTTCTCAGCTATCAAAGGCCCTTCAACAACACCAAAAAATAAGGTGCTTTCTCTCCCTAAACAAATATGCTATCATTAACATATACTGTAATAAGTTTTTGTTCCGTTTTTGCAATACTGGGTATGCTGCTATCATTTTGTAATTCTTAGCAAGTAGTACAATTAAAAAGTCCATGCCCTGGGCTTTAGGTATGTTGTACTACCTAAGACTGCAGTGGCAGTGCAGCAATAATGGTTTTATATCACTTGCTCTTCCTGGCAAGCTACACAAGTGAAAAATTTTATTGCCTGTCTTTGGGAGGTAAGGCTTAATTGCCACCTGGGAGTCATTTTCTCCTACCAAAGGGCCCATAATCCTTTTTTTATGCACACTTCTCCTACGAAGtgtattgtatataaaatataaaattttaaaaacatattaAGTATTTTCAGGTACAGAGGACCCTGTTCTCTTGGGcgaaaaatttaagaaacatttAAGCCAAATATAGGCCATGTTAGACAACTAAAGATGCAATTATCTAAATGAAAAATTTGTGCAGGAATTCtagctatttctttttttattattttatattaccagaagttaataaataaactttttaaaatcaaaatatacaaaGTGTCAAGTTTAAAAGATATTACACATTCAATATAGAATTTTACATCAAGACCCATATAAATAAGTTAACTTCATAATACTGATTTATGGCATGCTACTTCAAATTTATAACGTTAATCATTGTGTGTGGAATATCAGTCCAAACTGATAGGTTCTGGAGATCACTTTAACttcaaaatacagtactgtacatgataGTTATTGGCTAGCTGTGCTTGTCTTCTAGTACAGCTTATTTCAATAGTTTACACAATACTGCATTTAAGATCATCTACAAACTGTGCACGGCATACAGCAGCCACAAGTCCTGGTTGCTATAACCTGCAGTTCTTAATTGGTTCAGCTTGATATATTTCCATAGACTTTGTGCTACAAAAGATCTGGATAGTTCACCATAAACTTGTCTCCTAATTTGGCATTGGTGATATTCACAAGTCTATAAAGACAATTGACAGAGCTCAGTAACAATGACTGAAGTTGAACTACTGTTCTGTACTCGCAGTGAAGAAGTATTTTCATGTTGAATATGTTTTCCTTGTGACCATTTTGCTTGAAGCCCTTTCCAGTATTTAAAACAACATATTTCAAGAATATGTATTATTTTGATGATTACAAAGGCTAATTTAATTAAGACGTGCTTTCACAGGATATAGTAACAAAGATaagtttaattaagaaaaaaaaatcaatgaactcCCATCCAGAGATTTCACTCcaattctgactttttttttctctttcaatcaTCTTTAGGCAATCTAATATTATTACAGTAGTATTAAATTATTACTAAGAATATTTTTGTTCTGCTCATGTAAATCAATCTTAGGAAGAATTTTTGCCAAGAATACACTTCTCTCCATCATTTCTAAAGGTATTTGTATAACCTACTATTCATAGAATGATTAGAGTACAGTTCTAATTACAGCTGTCAAACATAAGAAAAGGAAGTTAACAAATGTAGCCTACTCTTAAAAACATTTACTTCTCTGCATAAGTTTGAGATTTGTCTGAGGTGAATGTACATTACTAATATTTATTCACACCTAGCAGTTACATCTCAGTGACTTCAGCTGCTTGATTCAATATGGCCACCTATAGATATATCATATTCCACATAAATCATTACTGCACATGGTATCCATTTTTCATGGACTTTTAAGTAGCCACCTCAGGGGTAGAAAGTTGCCTGGACCCTCCAGACAATCAATATCTTTATACCATAATACTTTTTTTCCTACATCCTGATCataatcatactttgactttttaAACAGATTGCACTAAAATATTATTCTTTTGAATGGAGTTTGTTGCCAAACTTTTAGTTACCAATAGGGCACTTCAAATGTCCACAAAGTTCTGGTTCCCTGAAAGAAATATGATACTGTACACAATTGTCTAAGTTGAAGTTCCATGAAAAAAGATGGATTATTGACTTCGGTACTGTATTTGAGTGTATGACTTATTTACTGATAAGAATTTGGTGGGCATACTGAGATAACTGTGTGCATCTGTGAAGGTTTGCCAAATGTAcatgaagaaaattatagaaacccaAGTTGTAGCTGGCCTAGAGTTTATGGATATTCTTATTCAGGACTTCATTAGTGCTCTAGTTTTCACCACATTATTTGGCTGTACGAAACCCTAATACCAAACAAAGGCAActcaaaataattcaagaaaaaaaagaaaagtcttGGATTGTCCACAAATGTTTCCAATTTTTTTGTCCATATACAGAACTCATTTAACTAGTCTCTAATGTATACCATACTGAATTTCTCTTTAAATTAATAGGACTATTATTTAAGACTGAATAATTCATACAGTACTTCGTTTTAAATATACATTACAGGTACCATATACAGTACACAATTAAGTTTCAGTAATGTGAATTTCTCTTCAAAAATGGTCACCAAACCCCAGCCCTAAATAAAAATAGCAATGCTGTACTTGACAATGGCAAAACTTATAAATGAAGtttgaaaatgtttaaaaaatgtaACTGTGAAATGGAGGAGAGGACCGAGAATTAACATACAGAAACTGAACTTTCTGGTAACATATTAAGTTAGTAAAGAGAAAAGTACATTTCAAGAAACAGGGCATATTGGTGTTGTGAGGAAAGTTGTAGGGGAGAATTTATTACTGGATTACAATATGTACTGGATTAAGGGattttttaaaaagccaataaacTATTTCCTTACAGTAAACGTTTTTTCTCTAGGAAACTTACGATTTCTCCATGCAGAACACCCTAGGATTGGATTTATGAGTTTGGGTTAAAATGGCCTTCATTTATTTTTTAGCATGGAGAGTATCTCTAAAACTAGGATGGTGCTTCAAAGCTGTTTTGTAGATATTTCCCAGAATCTAATCCATGATATGTTTAGAATTTGTGGGACATCTAATTCTACTACTAATCCTGTAAGAACAAAATTACCTAAACGATTCTTGATCCAGCAGCTTGCTAATTGATCAACACTGGTAATAATCCAACCCCTTAGATTAATCTCATCATCCAATTGATGAGAgttcaattttttctttactttggaTTACGTACATTTCCTTTTCATCATGTAATTCCTTCAAATAATTCCATATAATTGTGATTAAATGTAATTTAGAGCAAGTAAGGGCTTTGGAGGAGATTGGAGGTTTCTATTATGATTAGCACTAGTATTTTTGAGTAGCTAGGAATATATCCCTATTCATCTCACACTATACCGGTAATTATTTTTCTATACAACCAACCATAACTTGATTTATTTTCAAAGAATCTGGCCCAATCATGTCCAAGATGATTTCTTAAGGAAAGCTTTTTTCTCAATCTTGATTAATCCAGTGGTTATTGAGCCTTAATGCATGGCTCAGGCAAAGTTTTTGCAACCAAAAGTGTAGAGATTTAACATAATGAAGAGTGGGGAAATTAAAATACTGTATTCTTAGGCTTTCACTGCAATTCTTTCATAATTTGCAGGTCAACACAATAACtcagacaaataaacaaaataaactctTAAACACACCAGGAAGTAATTCAACTGCAATCAAATATTGCAAAGAACCTTCAATAACACCAATAAGCCTGTTAACAAATGTTTATTGATGGCACAGTAaaacaattttactcataatttGGTATATCAGTTACTTAATTTCCTTACAAAAAAACCTAGGCTtctatctataaaaaaatataaagcctATACTCTCTAACTTGATGATTCACTAGAGACGTTTAGTTAACGAGCTCCTGTTGATCTTTGGTTATCTTTTATTCCTAAAGAAGACTACTTGTCATGGGAGAGATTGGATTCATCTTTTGTTCCTAAGGAAGTCCCTTCCACTTTATGCTGCCTGTCAAGTTGCCATCTTACAGAAGAGGtgggagaatctttttttttttttttttttctttctggtagactgcctctgtctACCTTTCCAATTCCTTTTGCAAGCTGTAGAACTAGAACTCCTGTTTATGAATATGATGGCGAATCCTGATGAATAAATCTCCTTCAACTGAAATATTCCAAACGACAATGGTATTCTAAGACTGGATCCTAGACTGCACATTAGCAATAATGTTGGCATCAAAACTAAATCGGCAAAGAATTCTAGACTTGAGGAATCCTGGAGTAGAGTTTATGCCATTACTAGCACAGGGAATGAGGAATGATGTCAGCTGATATTCATGCTCACAAACTTAAAGTGTCTATTAGTCCAAAACCCAATAAATGCAAGGCACCTAGATTAATGGAGACAGACAATAAGAAATTTCCAAAGTACCATATACCATACAGAAACAGCAGACCATCTTGAAATGAAGTACTGTAAATGAAGATGAAATTCAACAGTAATTTGTTGCTGATGTGATGGGAGTTTTCTGTATAAAATCTAAAAGGAGCAGCAATGAAAGGAGTCTCAATTCATAAGAACAATACATCATACACTAATAATAAAAGTTGAAGATGTGCTTCAAAATTAATTACAAAAGAATTATGCTAGATTCTCTTTTCACACGAGAAGAGAGAACCCTAATGTGATGGGACACATTTTAAGAGATACTGTAGATAGATTACGGAAGGACattatagaaggtaaatttgaaggacgaactcagaggaaggaaaaggaagtaCAGTAAATGATAAGTGACCAGAAGAGAGACAAAAGGTACAAAGAGCTAAAAGAGTTGCTCAGGAATAGAGATATATGGAGAGTGACTAATCCATGAAACGACCTGTCTTAGGACAGAACACTATAGTAGTATGGCATGAGGTCATTTTTCTATGTGCTACACTAATATCCTTAATGGCTGAATTAAACAAAATCCTTCTTCAACAATTATTGTAATCTTGGCCTATAGAAAAATTAACAAATTTCAAGAATTCAATGACATCCTTcaagttaaatttcaataaataagtTAATAATAAATGTTCCCTGCACATTGTGATTTTAAAACCAATCTCATACTTGGaaaattcttattttactttttctgATACAATGTAATTTTTCATTTAACAAATAAGCTTAACACAATTATTTATAATGAGAACAAAACTTAAAATGTTCATAAGAGTAAATCTTCAAATACAGATTGATAATTCTCTCAAATACATTAATTTTCAAGGGCACAGTTTTTATGATACTGCTCTTACCAATCTTCCTCATTTCTTATCTAATCAACTTATGTGATATACTCTCTGCCTCCAGTACAAATAATTGTACTTTCCTTCAACAATAATGTGAAACCCTCCCCAAACATAACTTGCCAATCTTTCATCAGCTCTGTCAGCATGACTGAAGTCTTAAAACTACTCATAAAATGAAATTAATGTACTTATGTACAGTACAAGTAAGTTCACTACTATGTGGTAGTGTATGTATCTACTGTATTATTGAAAGTTAGCTCAGTGCTAACAAATGGCATTTGGGAAGTACTGTATAGTAAAATCTGTGCACACTAGACTGGAGGATAATGAAGTAGTCTGTCTAGCTAGTACTTCTTTTGCTAATCTTTGACTTCCAGCTGATGTTGGGACCCAATTGCAGCTGGATTGACTGGTTTTGATTGAAAATTTATGGTTATCAAGCTCAGACCAATAGTACTGTATTTAAGATCAAAAGTTCTTGTCTGGTGTAATCTTAGTCCATTTTTCTACACTACCCATAGAAATAACTGACTGGGTAGACAGACATGAAACAGTAGTACAGTATGGTTATAATTTAAACATGTGAAACTTGTagctaaatgtacagtatatacaaatgatACTTTATATACATAACCATTTTATATACTATTGTACAATTAACAGATGCAACAATTATAAATTTCCCACAGGAtaaagtaagagaaataaagatGGATGTAATGAAAAAAGGGTATTAAAATTTATCACTTGTATTGCATAAAAAAGTGATGTTTTCCAGtaccatacataaaaatatacagcaTACAATACTATAATCATCATTGTACAGACATTACACATCTAGTATCGTTAACACGCTCAGAAGGTTACAAGTAAAGAAAGACGTGGGATTTCTCATTATCACAAAAGTCAAAGATATTTAAAAATAGAGGAAAATACAACTGCTTTTTCTCTTATATGGTTAAAGAAAGGTCCATGGGAAGCCATGCAACTATCACAGACTCAATGGAGTGAAAAAGATTCAGGATAGATGAATGACAAATAACGCAAGCTATGAGATTCACTTTTCTATAATTCCTAAAGTGGTATTTTTCCTAATCTTTTTAACCTCTCAATATGAAGATCATGTAATACTTTGTTAAAACCAAAATAAGCGTCATTTGGAGTGGGGTTTATATTAGGGTATAGAATATTTAATGATTCGGGCATTTCTCTCCTCGCTATGAGTTCACTAGCAATCCTTTCTATCCCATTGTGTCCATGAGCCACACCATTTAGCAGTCCATTTGACACACCATTCAGGACACCCGGCACTGATACTCCAGCTGCTTCCGCCGCACTCCGTAATCTTTCCTGTAAGCAATTCATGTTGTTCTCTAGGAGTGGATTGTTCATTGGGAGATTGTGAGAAGCAACAGACGACAAATTGACCGATGATCCATCTAAATGGAGATTGTTTATCCTTTTGGAAAGAGGTTCCTCTTCAGGTGTCTGCTCTCTCAGACGCTTCATTATACTACTGGATTCCAGTTCCTGTAAAAAGTCATCATTTCAAAACAATTCCTTAGCAATACTTGATAAGAGAGTGACACCAGTCAAAATCACATCTGTATACTGTATGATAAAAAATTAACAAGATCCTTACACCACTGAAGTCAACAAATaactaaattttcttttacaaaataaatGACACAACAAAGCTCTAAATCTGTTACTTAAACAAAACCATTCTTAACCTAATAAAGTATagtacagtacaaaattatgaatttAACAAAATGTAAAGCAGAAGTTAAAAGAGTATCATAAGAGAGTAGATACACCACAGATGTAGTGGAGAGATAGGTAGAATACTGTACTGGTAAAAATAATATCTTACTGTTGGATAAAACAAAGGTTCTTAATGCCTGTACTACCAAATACAACAGAAACATAAACACTAACAAGGAAAAAAGAGATTTTGAAACAGTGTGACTACAGAATATAAAGATTCAAGGCTAGATTAAAGATGGGAAGATTGTCTCATGAATAAGGAGTCAGCAAAGGGATTTAGTGTCCAGAAGCTGGAAAAAAGACAAGAGGTCAAAGGTTAATGGTTTGGACTTGGGATGAGAAAGGAGGAGAGACAGTTGGTGAGAAAATCACTAGATATGGAAGTAAGTGGACAAAGTCCTTAAGGAAGACTTAGACAATCCTAGGAAAATGAAACAGACCTATAACCAATGAGAATTCAGACATAATGGGTATACGacagaagagagaggagagagatcatTATAAGTATAGAcccatttaaagaaaaaatagacaTAAAAAATGTTGATGATGATTACAATGAAGGTTATACCACAGGGGCAAGTCATACTATTATCACATTCAAAGGATTGGAGCATTCAAAAAAAAGGGAAGCTAGTGTAATATCTGAAGGGAATAGGCAATACAAGATatgatgaaggaaaaaaaaatagattatttaatgTTCAGTTGCATGGTACTAGAGAGTTGCATACAAAAAGATGGAAATAGTAGTCAAGAAAAATGAAAGACAAAAGATAACCAGTTATAAGAACAAAAGTCTGAAGTTGAAAAATCCTTTTAAGAAGAATACAAATTGGTTTTACAAGGAAATACTTGCAAAGAAAAAGGTTAATGAACAAATAGATCTCAAAATAAACAATGCAAGAGCAGAGATGCTATTGGATGTAATGCAGTCCTGGATTGTTGGAGCGaccattttgaaaatttattgagcGAACAGAATAGAAGAGAGACTGAACTAAGTGAAGCAAGACTTGGAAGGGATAGTGTAAAACTTGTGGAAATAATTGTTGATGATGTAAGAAAGACACCTAAAGTTGATGGAATTAAAATAAAGATACAGAATTATTGCGATAAGTGTAATTGAGCGACTGCCCAGGGTTTGCAAGGTACGTCTGGAGGATGGCGAGATCCTAAAGAAATGTATGAGATGAATAATTGCTCCTTAGTATAAAGCTAAAATTGATAAAGGGGTCTAAAAGAATTATATTGACATAACATTACTTAGTATACAATACCAGGGAGAGTgtatggtaggattttgattgaaaaaaaataaggcAGGTGGCAAGGGCTGACAAGGGGGAAAAACTGTAGGTTTAGGAAAGGATGAGGGTGTGAGGATCACATGTTTTCTATGAAAATGTTGTGAGAGAAGACTGAAGGAAAAGGGAAAAGCTGTATATCGCTTACATGGATGAGAAATTGGTGGAAAGGCACTGCTGATGGTGTTGAAAATGCATTGTAAAGATG
Above is a window of Palaemon carinicauda isolate YSFRI2023 chromosome 30, ASM3689809v2, whole genome shotgun sequence DNA encoding:
- the LOC137623255 gene encoding uncharacterized protein, with amino-acid sequence MKRLREQTPEEEPLSKRINNLHLDGSSVNLSSVASHNLPMNNPLLENNMNCLQERLRSAAEAAGVSVPGVLNGVSNGLLNGVAHGHNGIERIASELIARREMPESLNILYPNINPTPNDAYFGFNKVLHDLHIERLKRLGKIPL